The Rickettsiales bacterium genome includes a region encoding these proteins:
- the cutA gene encoding divalent-cation tolerance protein CutA has protein sequence MVSMLYVTFASKSDAVMVAEKLLAENLIACANILEGSTSIYRWKGKTERQQEVILLAKTTSEKVEKSMRRVKELHGYDLPCVLSFNADTGLPEFMDWVAGEVVRYE, from the coding sequence ATGGTTAGTATGTTATATGTAACTTTCGCCTCTAAGAGCGACGCGGTTATGGTCGCTGAGAAGTTGCTTGCGGAAAATCTTATCGCTTGCGCTAATATACTGGAAGGATCTACCTCTATTTACCGTTGGAAAGGAAAAACCGAGCGGCAACAGGAAGTGATATTGCTGGCGAAAACTACTAGTGAAAAAGTAGAAAAATCTATGAGGAGAGTTAAGGAGCTACATGGTTATGACCTTCCATGTGTGCTGTCATTTAATGCTGATACTGGTTTGCCAGAATTTATGGATTGGGTAGCGGGTGAAGTCGTTCGTTATGAGTGA
- the murJ gene encoding murein biosynthesis integral membrane protein MurJ, whose protein sequence is MSILKSTITISFYTLLSRILGFVRDIIIASSLGAGFLSDAFFVAFKLPNFLRRLFAEGAFNSAFVPLFSGTLVKEGQSRAKEFASEAMSFLLLVLLVVAGVFIIAMPYLMYVLAPGFSDDMDKFNLTVTLTRITMPYIICISLVSLLAGILNSGGKFAAAAATPIILNLCLIIIPYVIGDLVPTLAHAFAIAVTIAGVLQYLWLVRFCLRQDMLPKFVRPRFTLKVKRLLVLIAPAALGAGVAQINLFVDIIIASQFDGGVSYLYYADRISGLPLSMIGVAVGTALLPLLSRQISEGKRAESFSSHNRSIELAMFLTIPSSVALFILAQPIISVMFERGEFKAADTIGTFHALMAFALGLPAFILVKILVPAFYANEDTKTPFKIATICIGVNIFFNLLLMIPLQHVGLALATSIASWVNVILLLRSLRNKSWILVEKQMLSQMIKIFVVSLIMGVVLWLLVPFAMPYMVSDAEQYIRFISLILLCLSGVVVYFVAGFIFGVTQSKRFLLGAIRRK, encoded by the coding sequence ATGTCAATATTGAAATCCACCATAACCATTAGTTTTTACACCTTGCTCTCACGAATACTGGGTTTTGTTCGTGACATAATCATAGCCTCTAGTCTGGGGGCGGGGTTTTTATCTGACGCTTTTTTTGTCGCTTTCAAGCTGCCGAATTTCCTGCGCCGGCTGTTCGCGGAAGGAGCTTTTAATTCCGCTTTTGTCCCACTATTTTCTGGCACTCTTGTTAAGGAAGGACAGAGTAGAGCAAAAGAGTTCGCGAGCGAGGCAATGTCGTTTCTTCTGCTGGTTTTGCTGGTTGTTGCCGGTGTGTTCATTATCGCCATGCCTTATCTGATGTATGTTCTCGCACCCGGATTTTCTGATGATATGGACAAGTTTAATTTAACGGTGACGCTAACTCGTATCACCATGCCTTATATTATTTGTATTTCGTTGGTATCTTTGCTTGCGGGTATTCTAAATAGCGGCGGAAAGTTCGCCGCCGCTGCCGCTACTCCGATAATACTTAATTTATGTCTTATCATAATACCTTACGTCATTGGTGATTTAGTACCGACTCTTGCCCACGCTTTTGCCATAGCGGTTACGATTGCCGGAGTGCTGCAATATTTATGGTTGGTAAGGTTTTGTTTGCGGCAGGATATGTTGCCAAAATTTGTCCGCCCACGTTTTACCTTGAAGGTAAAGCGGCTTTTGGTGTTGATAGCGCCGGCGGCGCTGGGAGCAGGGGTGGCGCAGATAAATCTGTTCGTGGATATAATCATCGCCTCACAGTTTGATGGTGGGGTTTCTTACCTATATTACGCCGATAGAATAAGTGGCTTACCGCTTTCTATGATCGGGGTGGCGGTAGGCACTGCCTTGTTGCCGCTGCTTTCACGGCAGATAAGTGAGGGAAAACGTGCGGAGAGTTTTAGTAGCCATAACCGTTCTATTGAGCTGGCGATGTTTCTTACGATTCCTTCTTCTGTCGCGTTGTTTATTCTCGCTCAGCCAATAATCAGCGTGATGTTTGAACGTGGGGAATTTAAGGCGGCTGATACTATTGGTACTTTTCACGCGCTGATGGCTTTCGCTCTTGGTCTTCCAGCGTTTATTCTGGTAAAGATATTGGTTCCAGCTTTTTACGCCAATGAGGATACGAAAACACCATTTAAGATCGCTACCATTTGTATTGGGGTGAATATATTTTTTAATCTGTTGCTGATGATTCCGTTGCAGCATGTTGGGCTGGCGCTTGCTACTTCTATCGCCAGTTGGGTAAATGTCATTCTTCTTTTGCGTAGCTTGCGGAATAAAAGCTGGATTTTAGTTGAGAAACAAATGTTATCACAGATGATAAAAATATTCGTGGTAAGTCTTATTATGGGAGTTGTATTATGGTTGCTCGTGCCGTTTGCCATGCCTTATATGGTAAGTGATGCAGAGCAGTATATAAGGTTTATATCACTTATACTACTTTGTCTTTCTGGTGTAGTAGTTTATTTCGTAGCCGGATTTATATTTGGTGTGACGCAAAGTAAGCGATTTTTGTTGGGAGCGATAAGGAGAAAATAG
- a CDS encoding SDR family NAD(P)-dependent oxidoreductase, with product MSGKLDNKIALITGATRGIGFAVAKRFAAEGAQVIAVGRSKEGLEKLDDEVKETGGKVTLVEIDLLDNEKLDMLTRLIAGRFGRLDILVGNAGILGDLTPVAHTEMKQWEKVIAINLTANYNLIRHFDTLLKASPAPRAMFVSSGVTNGAHAYWGAYAVSKAGLEKLVETYAAENAKTSLRANFIDPGAVRTRMRASAFPGEDPDTLPHPDEITNVFVKLAGDDVAETGKKFFAQ from the coding sequence ATGTCTGGCAAGCTTGATAATAAAATAGCTTTGATAACCGGCGCGACGCGGGGGATTGGTTTTGCGGTCGCTAAAAGGTTTGCCGCTGAGGGAGCGCAGGTTATAGCGGTTGGGCGGAGCAAAGAGGGTCTTGAGAAACTTGATGATGAGGTAAAGGAAACTGGTGGGAAAGTAACTCTTGTTGAGATAGATCTACTGGATAATGAGAAGTTAGATATGTTAACACGGCTTATCGCCGGTCGTTTTGGCAGGTTGGACATATTAGTTGGTAACGCGGGGATTCTTGGGGATTTAACTCCTGTAGCTCATACTGAAATGAAACAATGGGAGAAGGTAATAGCGATTAATCTTACCGCTAATTACAATCTCATCCGTCATTTTGATACTTTGCTAAAAGCCTCACCAGCGCCAAGGGCGATGTTTGTGTCGTCAGGTGTTACCAATGGCGCGCACGCTTATTGGGGGGCGTACGCGGTGAGTAAGGCGGGGCTGGAAAAGTTGGTGGAGACTTACGCCGCTGAGAACGCTAAAACTAGTCTCAGAGCGAATTTTATTGATCCGGGAGCTGTGCGCACTCGGATGCGGGCTTCGGCTTTTCCCGGTGAGGATCCTGATACATTGCCGCACCCTGATGAAATTACTAATGTTTTTGTAAAACTCGCTGGTGATGATGTGGCTGAAACTGGTAAAAAGTTTTTTGCTCAGTAG
- the purF gene encoding amidophosphoribosyltransferase encodes MTPFDDDKLHEECGVFGIFGHDDASALTALGLHALQHRGQEAAGIVSHDGKHFYAHRAQGLVGDNFNSADIIGKLKGYMAVGHNRYSTTGETLLRNVQPLFGDFSFGGLAVSHNGNLTNALTLRRQLINEGSLFQSTSDTEVIIHLIAVSKQTSVEDRLCDALAKVEGAYSLVVMSNDMLIGVRDPYGVRPLVMGRLGDSYILASETCALDIVGATYERDVEAGEMVIITGSGVRSLKPFASTRQRFCIFEYVYFSRPDSISEGRNVYEARQRIGAWLARETSVKADVVVPVPDSGIPGAIGYAKESGIPFELGIIRNHYVGRTFIEPSDNVRHLGVKLKHNANKEIIAGKRVILVDDSIVRGTTSKKIVTMIREAGAAEIHMRIASPPTTHSCFYGVDTPRREQLMASNHSIEDMGKLIGVDSLDFISIDGMYRAVAGIERDAEKPQFCDACFSGNYPIALTDAENSGLQDDLFSERAYS; translated from the coding sequence ATGACACCATTTGACGATGATAAACTACATGAAGAATGCGGAGTATTCGGGATATTTGGGCATGATGACGCTTCGGCGCTTACCGCTTTGGGGTTGCATGCTTTGCAACATAGGGGACAAGAGGCCGCTGGTATAGTTTCGCATGATGGTAAGCATTTTTATGCTCATCGCGCGCAAGGGCTGGTTGGTGATAATTTCAATTCGGCGGATATTATTGGTAAATTGAAAGGTTACATGGCGGTTGGACATAATCGTTATTCAACAACTGGTGAGACTTTGCTGCGTAATGTACAGCCGTTATTCGGTGATTTTAGTTTTGGTGGGCTTGCGGTTTCTCATAACGGTAATCTTACTAATGCTCTTACTTTGCGCCGTCAGTTGATAAATGAAGGCTCTTTGTTTCAGTCAACTTCTGATACGGAGGTAATTATCCATTTAATAGCTGTTTCTAAACAGACGAGTGTTGAGGATAGGCTTTGTGACGCGCTTGCAAAAGTGGAAGGGGCTTATTCGTTGGTGGTGATGAGTAATGATATGCTGATTGGGGTAAGAGACCCGTACGGAGTTCGCCCACTGGTAATGGGCAGGCTCGGTGATTCCTATATTCTGGCATCGGAAACCTGCGCTCTTGATATTGTCGGTGCTACTTATGAGCGGGATGTTGAGGCTGGAGAGATGGTAATTATAACTGGCAGTGGTGTTCGTTCACTAAAACCATTCGCAAGCACACGTCAGCGTTTCTGTATTTTTGAGTATGTATATTTTTCTCGCCCTGACTCAATTAGTGAGGGACGGAATGTTTATGAGGCACGTCAGCGTATTGGAGCGTGGTTAGCCCGTGAAACTAGTGTTAAAGCTGATGTAGTCGTTCCTGTGCCTGATTCTGGTATACCCGGTGCCATTGGTTATGCTAAGGAGTCCGGCATACCGTTTGAGCTTGGGATAATCCGTAATCATTATGTCGGGCGGACTTTTATTGAGCCATCGGACAATGTCCGCCATTTGGGAGTAAAGCTTAAACATAACGCTAATAAAGAGATTATCGCTGGAAAACGAGTGATATTGGTTGATGATAGCATTGTGCGTGGCACCACCTCAAAAAAGATAGTAACTATGATAAGAGAGGCGGGAGCGGCGGAGATTCATATGCGTATAGCGAGTCCGCCAACTACTCATTCCTGCTTTTATGGGGTTGATACGCCAAGACGTGAGCAATTAATGGCATCAAATCATAGTATAGAGGATATGGGGAAACTAATCGGTGTGGACAGTTTGGATTTTATCTCTATTGACGGGATGTATCGGGCGGTTGCTGGAATTGAGCGTGACGCGGAAAAACCTCAATTTTGTGACGCTTGTTTTTCCGGTAATTATCCAATAGCGCTTACCGACGCTGAAAATAGTGGGTTACAGGATGATTTATTCTCAGAAAGGGCGTATAGCTGA
- a CDS encoding DUF1189 family protein, producing MQNTSILRAIPKAFYSGDIYREVARDWQGFGFLYMFVLTLIISVLATVVLIFYTSAIDLKKPFDFEFFINQAPVMTISNGVLSTDVPMPYYIKDQKGVAVGIIDTDRPVTDWSERMDEYNVYFVIGKDMVLVKKGSRTTEKRLFNIPKNTNEIINQSYLRSFVLDIINNLWIIVIVVMIIAFIGSYLFGIVSLLVYGLLGLVINLFMKTDLSYKDFVRLSAVAATASSLFVALLLVGINVSLWVYFFVDMIYLLFATKVNQR from the coding sequence ATGCAGAATACATCAATATTGAGAGCGATTCCTAAGGCTTTTTATTCCGGTGATATTTATCGGGAGGTGGCTAGAGATTGGCAGGGATTTGGTTTTCTGTATATGTTTGTTTTAACATTGATCATCAGTGTACTGGCGACTGTTGTTCTTATATTCTATACATCAGCTATTGATCTTAAGAAGCCGTTTGATTTTGAGTTTTTTATTAATCAAGCGCCGGTAATGACCATAAGTAACGGAGTTTTATCTACAGACGTTCCGATGCCTTATTACATTAAAGATCAGAAAGGGGTTGCTGTTGGGATCATTGATACTGACCGTCCGGTTACAGACTGGTCAGAGCGTATGGATGAGTATAATGTATATTTTGTCATTGGCAAAGATATGGTATTGGTAAAGAAGGGTTCTAGGACTACTGAGAAGAGGTTGTTTAATATACCGAAAAATACTAATGAGATAATAAATCAAAGTTATTTACGGAGTTTTGTATTGGACATTATAAATAATCTTTGGATTATCGTGATAGTGGTGATGATTATAGCGTTTATAGGGAGTTATTTGTTTGGGATTGTTAGTTTGCTGGTGTATGGTTTGCTCGGTCTTGTTATTAATCTATTTATGAAAACTGACCTTTCTTACAAAGATTTTGTTCGTTTATCAGCGGTGGCGGCGACCGCTAGCTCGTTATTCGTGGCGTTGCTACTGGTTGGTATTAATGTATCGCTCTGGGTTTATTTCTTTGTGGATATGATTTATCTACTTTTTGCGACTAAGGTGAATCAGAGATGA
- a CDS encoding CvpA family protein has translation MLDAQLNYFDMAVIAIMAISAGLAFFRGFVKEILSLIAWVGAWFVTVYFFKDVAESLKPYFTRPEIAAVCATIVLYLSALIGFAIVNRIIIKILKSGEIGMLDNLLGMAFGAVRGAIIIAIGFFMITLAIPENSRPQWISQAKTLPYVEEVTLLMAKAAPDYLKELSNLRKKAEDNVRQSGLDRIDDEVMDTIKDNEYNRTIDIPSVGDINQKLKDAGNSQKDNFNDVIKNMNNR, from the coding sequence ATGCTGGATGCTCAATTGAATTATTTTGATATGGCGGTAATAGCGATTATGGCTATTTCCGCTGGTCTTGCGTTCTTTCGTGGGTTTGTCAAAGAGATACTATCATTAATCGCTTGGGTTGGCGCATGGTTTGTTACCGTATATTTCTTCAAGGATGTAGCTGAATCGCTTAAACCTTACTTCACTAGACCGGAAATAGCCGCTGTATGCGCTACTATTGTACTTTATCTTTCCGCGCTTATTGGTTTTGCTATAGTTAACCGTATTATAATAAAAATTCTTAAGTCTGGTGAGATAGGAATGCTTGATAATTTACTGGGCATGGCTTTTGGCGCGGTAAGAGGAGCTATTATTATCGCTATTGGTTTTTTTATGATTACACTTGCCATTCCTGAGAATAGCCGTCCGCAGTGGATCTCCCAGGCAAAGACTTTGCCTTATGTTGAGGAAGTAACTCTTCTTATGGCGAAGGCGGCTCCTGATTACTTAAAAGAACTTTCTAATTTGCGTAAAAAGGCTGAGGATAACGTACGTCAGTCTGGTTTGGATAGGATTGATGATGAGGTCATGGATACCATTAAAGATAATGAGTATAACAGGACGATAGATATTCCCTCAGTTGGGGATATTAATCAGAAATTGAAAGATGCTGGCAATAGTCAGAAAGATAATTTTAATGATGTTATAAAAAATATGAATAATAGATGA